Proteins from one Catenuloplanes atrovinosus genomic window:
- a CDS encoding carbohydrate ABC transporter permease produces MGPFMAVFALVFLAPIAYSIYISLFKTRLIGGTSFVGLENYQQALTDPNFWDGLARVAIFLVVQVPIMLGIALLAALAIDSGRLHAAGFFRITIFLPYAVPAVVAAIMWGFMYGNQFGLVGNINEAFGISIPAPLGPDWILASIGNIVTWEFVGYNMLIFYSALRVIPSSLYEAAEIDGAGQFRIIRSIKLPAIRGALVIATIFSIIGSFQLFTEPSILQKLAPNAITTFFTPNYYAYSLSFNGQQYNYSATIAIIMGLVTMLVAYVIQLRGMRKES; encoded by the coding sequence GTGGGGCCGTTCATGGCGGTCTTCGCGCTGGTCTTCCTCGCTCCGATCGCATACTCGATCTACATCAGCCTGTTCAAGACCCGGCTCATCGGCGGCACCTCGTTCGTCGGCCTGGAGAACTATCAGCAGGCGCTGACCGACCCCAACTTCTGGGACGGCCTGGCCCGGGTCGCGATCTTCCTGGTCGTCCAGGTGCCCATCATGCTCGGCATCGCGCTGCTGGCCGCGCTGGCGATCGACAGCGGCCGGTTGCACGCGGCCGGCTTCTTCCGCATCACGATCTTCCTGCCGTACGCGGTGCCAGCCGTGGTCGCCGCGATCATGTGGGGCTTCATGTACGGCAACCAGTTCGGCCTGGTCGGCAACATCAACGAGGCGTTCGGGATCTCCATCCCCGCCCCGTTGGGCCCGGACTGGATCCTCGCCAGCATCGGCAACATCGTGACCTGGGAATTCGTCGGCTACAACATGCTGATCTTCTACTCCGCGCTGCGGGTCATCCCCTCCTCGCTCTACGAGGCCGCGGAGATCGACGGGGCCGGCCAGTTCCGGATCATCCGCTCGATCAAGCTGCCGGCCATCCGGGGCGCGCTGGTCATCGCCACCATCTTCTCCATCATCGGCAGCTTCCAGCTGTTCACCGAGCCGTCGATCCTGCAGAAGCTGGCGCCGAACGCGATCACCACGTTCTTCACGCCGAACTACTACGCGTACTCGCTGTCCTTCAACGGCCAGCAGTACAACTACTCGGCGACCATCGCGATCATCATGGGCCTGGTCACCATGCTCGTCGCCTACGTGATCCAGCTGCGCGGCATGCGGAAGGAGAGCTGA
- a CDS encoding LacI family DNA-binding transcriptional regulator, translating into MADVARLAGVSAQTVSRVSTGHPGVIESTRAQVLAAMKELGYRPNSAARALKRGEFRTIGVILFTLATTGNSRTVEAIADHAAREGYAITIIPVAAPTQDGVLGAFTRLGELAVDGAIVIMEVHLLDTTRITLPPGVQVVVVDSDAGDTYTVVDTDQADGARAAVRHLLSLGHHTVHHVTGPASSFASERRAAAWRSVLTDAGRPVPPALTGDWSADSGYAAGLQLAADPSCTAVFASNDQMALGLLRAFHERGLAVPGRISVVGFDDIPESRNFLPPLTTVHQDFAEMGRRCVQMVLRQIRNEGTTPGTTLVPTRLVERSSTAPPPPPS; encoded by the coding sequence ATGGCCGACGTGGCCCGCCTGGCGGGCGTCTCGGCCCAGACCGTCTCGCGCGTCTCCACCGGGCACCCCGGCGTCATCGAGTCGACCCGCGCCCAGGTGCTGGCCGCCATGAAGGAACTCGGCTACCGCCCGAACAGCGCGGCCCGCGCGCTGAAACGCGGCGAGTTCCGCACCATCGGCGTCATCCTGTTCACGCTCGCCACCACCGGCAACAGCCGCACCGTCGAGGCGATCGCCGACCACGCCGCGCGCGAGGGCTACGCCATCACCATCATCCCGGTCGCGGCCCCCACCCAGGACGGCGTGCTCGGCGCCTTCACCCGCCTCGGCGAACTCGCGGTCGACGGCGCCATCGTCATCATGGAGGTCCACCTCCTCGACACCACCCGCATCACGCTCCCCCCGGGCGTCCAGGTCGTCGTGGTCGACTCCGACGCCGGCGACACGTACACCGTGGTCGACACCGACCAGGCCGACGGCGCCCGCGCCGCCGTCCGCCACCTCCTCTCCCTCGGCCACCACACGGTCCACCACGTCACCGGCCCCGCCTCCTCCTTCGCCAGCGAACGCCGCGCCGCCGCCTGGCGCTCCGTCCTCACCGACGCCGGCCGCCCCGTCCCACCCGCACTCACCGGCGACTGGTCCGCCGACTCCGGCTACGCGGCCGGCCTCCAACTCGCCGCCGACCCGTCATGCACCGCGGTCTTCGCCTCCAACGACCAGATGGCGCTGGGATTGCTGCGCGCCTTCCACGAGCGCGGGCTGGCGGTCCCGGGACGGATCAGCGTGGTCGGCTTCGACGACATCCCGGAATCACGCAACTTCCTCCCGCCACTGACCACGGTCCACCAGGACTTCGCGGAGATGGGCCGCCGGTGCGTCCAGATGGTCCTCCGCCAGATCCGCAACGAGGGCACCACCCCGGGCACGACGCTGGTTCCGACCCGCCTGGTGGAACGCTCCAGCACAGCACCGCCCCCTCCCCCTTCGTAG
- a CDS encoding IS4 family transposase, with the protein MDVRPDQVSVGVLVTAVPRDVVDAAVAECGVQARRSDGKLPPHVTAYLTMGLWLFPDDDYAEVAVKVTGALDRFGCWDAGWSPPTAGGISQARKRLGRDVLAEVFERVARPVASAVTSGAWLRDWRVLAIDGFDVDVPDTTENAAEFGYSRTGGGPSAFPKARVVALTECGTHAFLAAEVGAYAVGEQTLAMPLYARLRRGELLTADRSFYSFAAWDRAQATGADLLWRIQAGIRLPVIEVLADGTYLTVLMDKTIRGGRRDRILAAAADRTLDTCDDAINDRGLPAAHLARVVAYDVPDRSGNGTSELITLATTIIDPAQAGPDELAEAYHLRWEHETANDQLKTHLRGPGRILRSKLPDLVHQEIWAWLLIQHAMTVLITRAADAAAIDPDRISFTRALRLARRSATGSAAISP; encoded by the coding sequence GTGGATGTGCGGCCGGATCAGGTGTCGGTCGGGGTGCTGGTCACGGCGGTGCCGCGGGACGTGGTGGATGCCGCGGTCGCGGAGTGTGGGGTGCAGGCGAGGCGGTCGGATGGGAAGTTGCCGCCGCATGTGACGGCGTATCTGACGATGGGTTTGTGGCTGTTCCCGGATGATGATTATGCCGAGGTCGCGGTGAAGGTGACCGGGGCGTTGGATCGGTTCGGGTGCTGGGACGCGGGGTGGTCGCCGCCGACGGCCGGTGGGATCAGTCAGGCCCGTAAGCGGCTGGGCCGGGATGTGCTGGCGGAGGTGTTCGAGCGGGTCGCCCGGCCGGTCGCGTCCGCGGTCACGTCAGGTGCGTGGTTGCGGGACTGGCGGGTCCTTGCCATCGACGGGTTCGACGTGGACGTGCCGGACACGACGGAGAACGCGGCCGAGTTCGGGTATTCCCGGACCGGTGGTGGCCCGTCGGCGTTCCCGAAGGCCCGGGTCGTGGCGTTGACTGAGTGCGGGACGCACGCGTTTTTGGCGGCGGAGGTCGGCGCGTATGCGGTCGGGGAACAGACCCTGGCCATGCCGTTGTATGCACGGCTGCGCCGCGGGGAACTACTGACCGCGGACCGGTCGTTTTACTCGTTCGCGGCGTGGGACCGGGCGCAGGCGACCGGCGCGGACCTGCTCTGGCGGATCCAGGCCGGGATCCGGCTGCCGGTGATCGAGGTTTTGGCCGACGGCACCTATCTGACCGTGTTGATGGACAAGACGATCCGTGGTGGCCGCCGGGACCGGATCCTGGCCGCCGCGGCCGACCGGACCCTGGACACCTGCGACGACGCGATCAACGACCGTGGCCTGCCCGCCGCCCACCTCGCCCGAGTCGTCGCATACGACGTACCCGACCGTAGTGGTAACGGCACCAGCGAACTGATCACCCTGGCCACCACCATCATCGACCCCGCCCAGGCCGGCCCGGACGAACTCGCCGAGGCATACCACCTGCGCTGGGAACACGAAACCGCCAACGACCAGCTCAAAACCCACCTCCGCGGGCCCGGCCGGATCCTGCGCTCGAAACTGCCCGACCTCGTCCACCAGGAAATCTGGGCCTGGCTACTAATCCAGCACGCCATGACCGTGCTGATCACCCGCGCCGCCGACGCTGCCGCGATCGACCCCGACCGGATCAGCTTCACCCGCGCACTACGCCTCGCGCGCCGCTCAGCCACCGGCTCAGCGGCCATTTCCCCCTGA
- the arfA gene encoding arabinosylfuranosidase ArfA: protein MARARLTLDPAFTIGAVRRRLFGGFVEHLGRHIYDGIHEPGHPTAGPDGFRRDVVELVKQLGVSAIRYPGGNFVSGYQWEDGVGPAADRPRRLDLAWHSTETNQVGLHEFQTWLDLVGSELMLAVNLGTRGVPEALALLEYANVPTGTARAAQRAANGRAEPFGVRMWCLGNEMDGPWQLGRRDAEDYGKLAAMTANAMRQLDRDLELVVCGSSSRGMPTFGTWERVVLEHAYDEVDYISCHAYYEPRDGDYASFLASGVDMDAFIDAVVATADHVRAVKRADKRIDISFDEWNVWYASRWNAVEDTFPADHWPIAPRLLEDVYSVADAVTVGGLLISLLNHADRVTSASLAQLVNVIGPIMTEPGGPAWRQTTFFPFSLTSRLARGSALRVQLDADTVPTPAHGDVPVIAAAATFDEAGSLAVFLQNRHLTEPTTVTISVRGLAVTAVRAEGIWDDDMHAANTLANPERVGTRANPSATVEDGTVTITLPPVSWTAVSFS, encoded by the coding sequence ATGGCCCGCGCGCGCCTCACCCTCGACCCCGCGTTCACCATCGGCGCCGTGCGGCGGCGGCTGTTCGGCGGCTTCGTCGAGCACCTCGGCCGGCACATCTACGACGGAATCCACGAGCCCGGCCACCCCACCGCGGGCCCCGACGGGTTCCGCCGCGACGTGGTCGAGCTGGTCAAGCAGCTGGGCGTCTCCGCCATCCGCTACCCCGGCGGCAACTTCGTCTCCGGCTACCAGTGGGAGGACGGCGTCGGCCCGGCCGCGGACCGCCCCCGCCGGCTCGACCTCGCCTGGCACTCCACCGAGACCAACCAGGTCGGGCTGCACGAGTTCCAGACCTGGCTGGACCTGGTCGGCTCGGAACTCATGCTGGCCGTCAACCTCGGCACCCGCGGCGTGCCCGAGGCGCTCGCGCTCCTCGAGTACGCGAACGTCCCCACCGGCACCGCACGCGCCGCACAGCGCGCCGCCAACGGCCGGGCCGAGCCGTTCGGCGTACGCATGTGGTGCCTCGGCAACGAGATGGACGGCCCCTGGCAGCTCGGCCGCCGCGACGCCGAGGACTACGGCAAACTCGCCGCGATGACCGCGAACGCGATGCGCCAGCTCGACCGCGACCTCGAACTCGTGGTCTGCGGCTCCTCGTCCCGCGGCATGCCCACGTTCGGCACGTGGGAGCGCGTGGTGCTGGAGCACGCCTACGACGAGGTCGACTACATCTCCTGCCACGCCTACTACGAACCCCGCGACGGCGACTACGCCAGCTTCCTCGCCTCCGGCGTCGACATGGACGCGTTCATCGACGCGGTCGTGGCCACCGCCGACCACGTGCGCGCCGTCAAACGCGCCGACAAGCGCATCGACATCTCCTTCGACGAGTGGAACGTCTGGTACGCCTCCCGCTGGAACGCCGTCGAGGACACGTTCCCGGCCGACCACTGGCCGATCGCCCCCCGCCTGCTGGAGGACGTCTACTCCGTCGCCGACGCCGTCACGGTCGGCGGCCTGCTCATCTCCCTGCTCAACCACGCCGACCGGGTCACGTCGGCCAGCCTCGCCCAGCTGGTCAACGTCATCGGCCCCATCATGACCGAACCCGGCGGCCCCGCCTGGCGCCAGACCACCTTCTTCCCGTTCTCCCTGACCTCCCGCCTCGCACGCGGCTCGGCCCTGCGGGTGCAGCTGGACGCGGACACCGTACCCACCCCCGCCCACGGCGACGTCCCGGTCATCGCGGCCGCCGCGACATTCGACGAGGCCGGCTCACTGGCGGTCTTCCTGCAGAACCGCCACCTGACCGAACCGACGACGGTGACCATCTCCGTGCGCGGCCTCGCAGTGACCGCGGTGCGCGCGGAGGGCATCTGGGACGACGACATGCACGCGGCGAACACCCTGGCGAACCCGGAGCGGGTGGGCACGCGGGCCAACCCGTCGGCCACCGTGGAGGACGGGACGGTGACGATCACGCTGCCGCCGGTGTCGTGGACGGCGGTTTCGTTCTCTTAA
- a CDS encoding DUF418 domain-containing protein, which produces MTMVDEKAGARIADVDALRGAALGLILLVNIAFFASGYPFHLVHDPAHGTLDRLVSGAVELLFAMKAYLLFAFLFGYSFTLQLDSAARRGTDFRAAFLRRLAGLFVLGALHAVLLFQGDILTTYALMGLILFGVRDIRPRTALIAAGTIVGVIAFGVALAAVQGVTLVPDHAAAVQAGARSTEALRGGYAEVVREHLRALPSMAGSLVVQGPLALAAFLAGLAAGKHRLLAHLDPYRPMLLRAEIVGYPIGLAGAIVFVTGGTANLTSLLVSIVTAPLLAAAYAATLLRLIHRHRPLGAALAPAGRMALTNYLGQSLLCVLIFTGAGLGLAGHTPPAPVLLIAVAIFAGQAAASAWWLRRFRYGPAEWLLRRWTHGVVKLKIDT; this is translated from the coding sequence ATGACGATGGTCGATGAGAAGGCCGGCGCGCGGATCGCCGACGTCGACGCGCTGCGCGGCGCGGCACTCGGGCTGATCCTGCTGGTGAACATCGCGTTCTTCGCGTCCGGGTACCCGTTCCACCTGGTGCACGACCCGGCGCACGGCACGCTGGACCGGCTGGTGAGCGGCGCGGTGGAACTGCTGTTCGCGATGAAGGCGTACCTGCTGTTCGCGTTCCTGTTCGGCTACAGCTTCACGCTCCAACTCGACTCCGCCGCGCGGCGCGGCACCGACTTCCGGGCCGCGTTCCTGCGCCGGCTCGCGGGCCTGTTCGTGCTCGGCGCGCTGCACGCGGTGCTGCTGTTCCAGGGGGACATCCTCACCACGTACGCGCTGATGGGCCTGATCCTGTTCGGGGTCCGGGACATCCGGCCGCGCACCGCGTTGATCGCGGCCGGGACGATCGTCGGTGTGATCGCGTTCGGCGTCGCGCTCGCCGCGGTCCAGGGCGTCACGCTGGTGCCGGACCACGCCGCCGCGGTCCAGGCCGGCGCGCGATCGACCGAGGCCCTCCGGGGCGGGTACGCCGAGGTGGTGCGCGAGCACCTGCGGGCACTGCCGTCGATGGCGGGCAGCCTCGTCGTGCAGGGCCCGCTCGCACTCGCCGCGTTCCTGGCCGGCCTCGCCGCCGGGAAGCACCGCCTGCTGGCGCACCTCGACCCGTACCGTCCGATGCTGTTGAGGGCGGAGATCGTCGGCTATCCGATCGGCCTGGCCGGCGCCATCGTGTTCGTCACCGGCGGCACCGCGAACCTGACCAGCCTGCTGGTCAGCATCGTCACCGCGCCGCTGCTGGCCGCCGCCTACGCCGCCACGCTGCTGCGGCTGATCCACCGGCACCGCCCGCTCGGCGCCGCGCTCGCCCCGGCCGGCCGGATGGCGCTGACCAACTACCTCGGCCAGTCGCTGCTCTGCGTGCTCATCTTCACGGGCGCGGGCCTCGGCCTGGCCGGGCACACGCCACCCGCGCCGGTGCTGCTCATCGCCGTGGCGATCTTCGCGGGCCAGGCCGCCGCCAGCGCGTGGTGGCTGCGCCGGTTCCGGTACGGACCCGCGGAGTGGCTGCTGCGCCGCTGGACCCACGGCGTCGTTAAGCTCAAGATCGACACGTAG
- a CDS encoding lipoprotein, whose amino-acid sequence MRTAPHARRALALATLMLAAACQSPEAEQPAAAPNASTAPTSAAAPAPAGAPEAARVGAADSGCAMPVSFGIAESWKPKAVDTSAADPELAEIFNRGTMSPICEIDAKPAGQLGFIRVYSGPAGDLRTALTAFIGEEAQTPAFTDVQVGGKPGLEVVYQAKSQLDDSLEPERAFALAAGAGVLAVSLDAFDPEEHQAMLPAYELAKTSLTVNG is encoded by the coding sequence GTGAGAACCGCACCCCACGCGCGCCGCGCGCTCGCCCTCGCCACCCTGATGCTCGCCGCCGCCTGCCAGAGCCCGGAGGCGGAGCAGCCGGCCGCCGCCCCGAACGCCTCCACCGCACCCACCTCGGCCGCCGCGCCCGCCCCGGCCGGAGCCCCGGAGGCGGCCCGGGTCGGCGCCGCGGACAGCGGCTGCGCGATGCCGGTGTCGTTCGGCATCGCCGAGTCGTGGAAGCCGAAGGCGGTGGACACCTCCGCGGCCGACCCGGAGCTGGCCGAGATCTTCAACCGCGGCACGATGTCGCCGATCTGCGAGATCGACGCCAAGCCCGCCGGCCAGCTCGGCTTCATCCGCGTCTACAGCGGACCGGCCGGCGACCTGCGCACCGCGCTCACCGCGTTCATCGGCGAGGAGGCGCAGACGCCGGCGTTCACCGACGTGCAGGTCGGCGGCAAGCCCGGCCTCGAGGTGGTCTACCAGGCCAAGAGCCAGCTCGACGACTCGCTGGAGCCGGAGCGCGCGTTCGCGCTGGCCGCCGGCGCGGGCGTGCTCGCGGTGTCGCTGGATGCGTTCGACCCGGAGGAGCACCAGGCGATGCTGCCCGCCTACGAGCTGGCGAAGACCAGCCTGACCGTCAACGGCTGA
- a CDS encoding MarR family winged helix-turn-helix transcriptional regulator, translating to MELADVLATNKALVKVAKLYRSAQADVLSRLALHPGQDVLLWMLGQEPGGMTVSEIAARLGVEQPTVTRSLSRLESGGWFVRRPVPGDRRATRIELTGKGRAGIAEIEAAWRTLAETATAGMAADQRAVLVDLLEKVRANLLTLTAEPE from the coding sequence GTGGAACTCGCGGACGTACTGGCCACCAACAAGGCTCTGGTCAAGGTCGCCAAGCTGTACCGGAGTGCGCAGGCCGACGTCCTGAGCCGTCTCGCGCTGCACCCGGGCCAGGACGTCCTGCTGTGGATGCTGGGCCAGGAGCCCGGCGGGATGACGGTCTCCGAGATCGCGGCCCGGCTCGGCGTGGAGCAGCCGACCGTGACGCGCAGCCTCAGCCGGCTGGAGAGCGGCGGCTGGTTCGTCCGCCGGCCGGTGCCGGGCGACCGGCGCGCCACCCGGATCGAGCTGACCGGCAAGGGGCGGGCCGGCATCGCGGAGATCGAGGCGGCCTGGCGCACGCTGGCCGAGACCGCCACGGCCGGCATGGCTGCGGATCAGCGGGCCGTGCTGGTCGACCTGCTGGAGAAGGTCCGGGCGAACCTGTTGACGCTGACCGCTGAGCCGGAGTGA
- a CDS encoding SDR family NAD(P)-dependent oxidoreductase, giving the protein METGLSGRVALVTGASGAIGRATALQLAAEGAAVAVSWRTDHDAITDVVDTITRAGGRAHPVRLDHGDPDGARGVLEEVAAALGPVTVLVANAVQWPSFDADEIGGLRTALAVNTVGPAALIDAALPAMRAAAWGRIVAVSTDVVEQPMAGPIAYVTAKGALEAAARVLAVREARHGILTNVVRPGFTLTARALSAPFLGPEAVRSESVKTPTGRICAPEDVATAITYLASAANGHINGQTLSLAGGRELVR; this is encoded by the coding sequence ATGGAAACGGGTCTGTCCGGCAGGGTCGCGCTCGTCACCGGCGCGTCCGGCGCCATCGGCCGCGCCACCGCACTGCAACTGGCCGCGGAGGGAGCCGCCGTCGCGGTGTCCTGGCGCACCGACCACGACGCGATCACGGACGTGGTCGACACGATCACGCGCGCGGGCGGACGCGCCCACCCGGTGCGGCTCGACCACGGCGACCCCGACGGCGCGCGCGGCGTGCTGGAGGAGGTCGCCGCGGCGCTCGGGCCGGTGACCGTGCTGGTCGCGAACGCCGTGCAGTGGCCGTCCTTCGACGCGGACGAGATCGGCGGCCTCCGCACGGCGCTGGCGGTCAACACGGTCGGCCCGGCCGCGCTGATCGACGCGGCGCTGCCGGCCATGCGCGCGGCCGCCTGGGGCCGCATCGTCGCCGTCTCGACCGACGTGGTGGAGCAGCCCATGGCCGGCCCGATCGCGTACGTGACGGCCAAGGGCGCGCTGGAGGCGGCCGCGCGCGTGCTCGCGGTCCGGGAGGCGCGCCACGGCATCCTCACCAACGTGGTGCGCCCCGGCTTCACGCTCACCGCACGCGCGCTGTCCGCCCCGTTCCTCGGCCCGGAGGCGGTCCGGTCGGAGTCCGTCAAGACCCCGACCGGCCGCATCTGTGCGCCCGAGGACGTCGCCACCGCCATCACATACCTGGCCTCCGCCGCCAACGGCCACATCAACGGCCAGACCCTCTCCCTCGCCGGCGGGCGCGAACTCGTCCGCTGA
- a CDS encoding SDR family oxidoreductase, with the protein MQINGSTALVTGANRGLGKAFAEALLARGATTVYATARRPDLIDVPGAVPLRLDITDPASIEAAAAEVGDLNILINNAGISTNAPLLGPSTENIHREFDTNFWGTLAVTRAFAPRLAGGAILNVISALSWYTFAPASNGYAASKAAEWSLTNGVRMELADQKTQVTALALAIADTDMMAAYDIPKLPPHEVVAMALDGLEAGALEVIADAPTANVKASLSRDPALFYADIQAALFG; encoded by the coding sequence ATGCAGATCAACGGCTCAACAGCACTCGTGACCGGCGCCAACCGCGGTCTCGGCAAGGCCTTCGCCGAGGCTCTCCTGGCCCGCGGCGCCACCACCGTGTACGCCACCGCCCGCCGCCCCGACCTCATCGACGTCCCGGGCGCCGTACCGCTCCGGCTGGACATCACCGACCCGGCGTCCATCGAGGCCGCCGCGGCCGAGGTCGGCGACCTGAACATCCTGATCAACAACGCCGGCATCTCCACGAACGCGCCGCTGCTCGGCCCGTCCACCGAGAACATCCACCGCGAGTTCGACACCAACTTCTGGGGCACGCTCGCCGTCACCCGCGCGTTCGCCCCCCGGCTGGCCGGCGGCGCCATCCTCAACGTCATCTCCGCGCTGAGCTGGTACACCTTCGCGCCCGCCAGCAACGGCTACGCCGCCTCCAAGGCCGCGGAGTGGTCCCTCACCAACGGCGTCCGGATGGAGCTGGCCGACCAGAAGACCCAGGTCACCGCGCTGGCCCTGGCCATCGCGGACACCGACATGATGGCCGCCTACGACATCCCCAAACTCCCGCCGCACGAGGTCGTCGCCATGGCCCTGGACGGCCTGGAGGCGGGCGCGCTCGAGGTGATCGCCGACGCCCCGACCGCCAACGTCAAGGCCTCCCTCTCCCGCGACCCCGCCCTGTTCTACGCCGACATCCAGGCCGCCCTGTTCGGCTGA